Proteins encoded within one genomic window of Bradyrhizobium sp. 186:
- a CDS encoding ABC transporter ATP-binding protein, giving the protein MNRERGDIELAGVCKSFDGVTNVVDGVNLRIADGAYCCFIGPSGCGKTTILRMIAGHEDPTAGEIVIGDQNVVGLAPVQRRTAMMFQSYALFPHLTVRDNIAFALRVRGMSKADRLRAADAMIEKVRLTQFADRLPAQLSGGQQQRVALARAAITEPRVLLLDEPLSALDEQLRVQMRQELRRMQQELGITFIHVTHTQLEAIALADLVVVMEQGRIKQAGAARDVYAHPHDRYVAEFMGGQNVLSGRVEKVNGASFTLAQAAPSGIEVPLQARSSISVGDKVDIAVRRDDVALVRPGRQLPPGCTTSLPSRVLAIEYQGYFVKVMLDTVPDDAFVAYVPEKTFFADPFTVGDVVMATWATGSALPLA; this is encoded by the coding sequence ATGAACAGAGAGCGCGGCGATATCGAACTGGCGGGCGTCTGCAAGAGCTTTGACGGCGTGACCAACGTGGTCGACGGCGTCAACCTCAGGATCGCGGACGGCGCCTATTGCTGCTTCATCGGCCCCTCCGGCTGCGGCAAGACCACGATCCTGCGCATGATCGCGGGCCACGAGGACCCGACCGCGGGCGAGATCGTGATCGGCGACCAGAACGTGGTGGGGCTCGCGCCGGTGCAGCGGCGCACCGCGATGATGTTCCAGTCCTATGCGCTGTTCCCGCATCTCACGGTGCGCGACAACATTGCCTTCGCGCTGCGTGTGCGCGGCATGTCGAAGGCCGACCGGTTGCGCGCCGCTGACGCCATGATCGAGAAGGTGCGGCTGACCCAATTCGCCGACCGCCTGCCGGCGCAGCTCTCCGGCGGCCAGCAGCAGCGCGTCGCGCTGGCGCGCGCGGCGATCACCGAGCCAAGGGTGCTTTTGCTCGACGAGCCGCTGTCGGCACTCGACGAGCAGCTGCGGGTGCAAATGCGACAGGAGTTGCGGCGGATGCAGCAGGAGCTCGGCATCACCTTCATCCACGTGACCCACACCCAGCTCGAGGCGATCGCGCTCGCCGATCTCGTGGTGGTGATGGAGCAGGGTAGGATCAAGCAGGCGGGCGCCGCGCGCGACGTCTACGCCCATCCGCATGATCGCTACGTTGCCGAGTTCATGGGCGGCCAGAACGTGCTGTCGGGGCGGGTCGAGAAGGTGAACGGTGCGAGCTTTACGCTCGCGCAGGCCGCACCCTCGGGCATCGAGGTGCCGCTTCAGGCGCGATCCTCAATCAGCGTAGGCGACAAGGTCGATATCGCGGTACGTCGCGACGACGTCGCGCTGGTCCGGCCGGGGAGGCAGCTGCCGCCCGGCTGCACCACGTCGCTGCCGAGCCGGGTGCTGGCGATCGAATACCAGGGCTATTTCGTCAAGGTCATGCTCGACACCGTGCCGGACGACGCGTTCGTCGCCTACGTGCCCGAAAAGACCTTCTTTGCGGATCCCTTCACCGTCGGCGATGTCGTGATGGCCACCTGGGCCACCGGCAGCGCCCTTCCACTCGCCTAA
- a CDS encoding ABC transporter permease — protein MSGTVAPATAKAIAPSKGGRPWTFYVLATLFTLYVLALYGPMFCIYVLSFQDIRGGLVFPMKGHSLHWFVDLFTQVRTGDVKGSFDRSIKLAVIVTVITVVVSFLAGLGFRKRFRGDTVVFYMMIGSLVAPGLVLGLGTGLLFQALGLNASWYTSALGAQLSWTLPFGVLVMFAVMSRFDHVWEEAAYDLGATRWQSIRLVMIPVLAPGLVAVALFGFTLSYDEFARSLQTAGSLNTLPLEIWSMTLNVTSPSLYALGTVTTIVSFVVIGASLGSIVLIQKKRGNSAKG, from the coding sequence ATGTCCGGGACCGTTGCCCCCGCGACGGCCAAAGCGATCGCGCCGAGCAAGGGTGGTCGGCCCTGGACGTTCTATGTGCTGGCGACGCTGTTCACACTCTATGTGCTCGCACTCTACGGCCCGATGTTCTGCATCTACGTCCTGTCGTTTCAGGACATCCGCGGCGGCCTCGTCTTTCCGATGAAGGGCCACTCGCTGCACTGGTTCGTCGACCTCTTCACCCAGGTGCGGACCGGCGACGTCAAGGGCTCGTTCGACCGCTCGATCAAGCTCGCGGTCATCGTCACCGTCATCACGGTGGTGGTCTCGTTCCTCGCTGGGCTCGGCTTTCGCAAGCGCTTTCGCGGCGACACCGTCGTGTTCTACATGATGATCGGCAGCCTGGTTGCGCCGGGTCTCGTGCTCGGCCTCGGCACGGGGCTGCTGTTCCAGGCGCTCGGGCTGAATGCAAGCTGGTACACTTCGGCGCTCGGCGCGCAGCTTTCGTGGACGCTGCCGTTCGGCGTGCTGGTGATGTTCGCGGTGATGTCGCGCTTCGACCACGTCTGGGAGGAGGCGGCCTACGATCTCGGCGCCACCCGCTGGCAGTCGATCCGGCTGGTCATGATCCCGGTGCTGGCGCCCGGCCTGGTCGCGGTCGCGTTGTTCGGCTTCACGCTGTCCTATGACGAATTCGCCCGCAGCCTCCAGACCGCAGGCTCGCTCAACACGCTGCCGCTGGAGATCTGGAGCATGACGCTGAACGTCACCTCGCCCTCGCTCTACGCGCTCGGCACGGTGACCACCATCGTCTCCTTCGTCGTCATCGGCGCGAGCCTCGGCAGCATCGTGCTGATCCAGAAGAAGCGCGGCAACAGCGCGAAAGGCTAG
- a CDS encoding FAD-dependent oxidoreductase translates to MTGNEHNAGETYECDVLVAGSGASGMSAAITARFRGLDVLIVEKEPRFGGTTARSGGWLWIPGTSLARAYGIEETPEQARTYLRHEAGNNFDAARVDAFLSAGPEAVDFFTSKTALRFDMPLVFPDYHAEAPGGAQGGRSMVTRPFDGRELGDLIKTLGMPLPELTVFGMMLGSGKEIIHFMRVTKSLTSAVYVAKRLSRHLMDVLRYGRGMTLTNGNALAGRLAKSALDLKIPMWLSSPVRELTVENGAVTGAIVTREGRDVRIRARHGVVLACGGFPHDVERRKRMFPHAPTGNEHYSPGPTGNTGDGLRLAESAGGYVENRLPNAAAWVPVSLTTRKDGSRGVMPHFIDRAKPGVIAVMRDGKRFANEGNSYHDFVQAMVKAAKPGEEIAAYLVCDHKTLRKYGLGCVPPFPMPLGHHLRTGYLMRGDTLEALAAKAGIDGKAFTRTVAQFNATAPQGHDAAFGKGSKAYNRYQGDAMHGPNPCVAPLENGPFYAIKMVIGDLGTYAGIVTDENARAIDAEGRVIPGLYAAGNDMASIMGGNYPGAGITLGPALTFGYIAGRHLADSAAKRDAA, encoded by the coding sequence ATGACTGGCAACGAGCACAACGCAGGCGAAACCTACGAGTGCGATGTGCTCGTGGCCGGATCCGGCGCATCCGGCATGTCGGCCGCAATCACCGCGCGTTTCCGCGGGCTCGACGTGCTGATCGTCGAGAAGGAGCCGCGCTTCGGCGGCACCACCGCCCGTTCCGGCGGCTGGCTCTGGATCCCCGGCACCTCGCTGGCCCGTGCCTATGGCATCGAGGAGACGCCGGAGCAGGCACGCACCTATCTGCGACACGAAGCCGGCAACAATTTCGATGCCGCGCGCGTCGATGCGTTCCTGAGCGCCGGCCCCGAAGCGGTCGATTTCTTCACCTCCAAGACCGCGCTCCGCTTCGACATGCCGCTGGTGTTTCCGGACTATCACGCGGAAGCGCCCGGCGGCGCGCAAGGCGGCCGCTCGATGGTGACGCGCCCGTTCGACGGCCGTGAGCTCGGCGACCTCATCAAGACGCTCGGCATGCCCCTTCCGGAGCTCACCGTATTCGGCATGATGCTCGGTTCGGGCAAGGAGATCATCCATTTCATGCGCGTGACGAAGTCGCTGACCTCGGCGGTCTACGTCGCAAAACGCCTGTCGCGTCACCTCATGGACGTGCTGCGCTACGGCCGCGGCATGACCTTGACCAACGGCAATGCGCTTGCCGGGCGGCTGGCGAAGTCCGCGCTCGATCTCAAGATTCCGATGTGGCTGTCCTCGCCGGTGCGCGAACTGACCGTCGAGAACGGCGCGGTGACCGGCGCGATCGTCACCCGCGAGGGCCGCGATGTGCGTATCCGCGCCCGACACGGCGTGGTGCTCGCCTGCGGCGGTTTCCCGCACGACGTGGAACGGCGCAAGAGGATGTTTCCGCACGCGCCGACCGGCAACGAGCATTATTCGCCGGGGCCGACCGGCAACACCGGCGACGGCTTGCGCCTCGCGGAAAGCGCCGGCGGGTATGTCGAGAACCGGCTGCCGAACGCGGCGGCCTGGGTGCCGGTGTCGCTCACGACGCGCAAGGACGGTTCGCGCGGCGTGATGCCGCATTTCATCGACCGCGCCAAGCCGGGCGTGATCGCGGTGATGCGCGACGGCAAGCGCTTTGCCAATGAAGGCAATTCCTACCACGACTTCGTCCAGGCCATGGTCAAGGCGGCCAAGCCCGGTGAGGAGATCGCGGCGTACCTGGTCTGCGATCACAAGACGCTTCGGAAGTACGGCCTCGGCTGCGTTCCACCCTTCCCGATGCCGCTCGGCCATCACTTACGCACCGGCTATCTCATGCGCGGCGATACGCTGGAGGCGCTCGCGGCCAAGGCCGGCATCGATGGAAAGGCGTTCACCAGGACCGTGGCGCAGTTCAATGCCACCGCGCCGCAGGGGCACGACGCCGCCTTCGGCAAGGGATCGAAAGCCTATAACCGCTATCAGGGCGATGCGATGCACGGCCCGAACCCCTGCGTCGCACCGCTGGAAAATGGCCCGTTCTACGCCATCAAGATGGTGATCGGCGATCTCGGTACCTATGCCGGCATCGTCACCGACGAGAATGCGCGCGCGATCGACGCCGAGGGGCGGGTGATTCCGGGCCTCTATGCCGCCGGCAACGACATGGCGAGCATCATGGGCGGAAACTATCCCGGCGCCGGTATCACGCTTGGGCCGGCGCTGACCTTCGGCTACATTGCCGGCCGACATCTTGCCGACAGCGCCGCCAAGCGCGATGCGGCGTAA
- a CDS encoding extracellular solute-binding protein, with protein MLDRDKGKSTANPAGTSDESGKKLSRRTLLKGAAAVAGAAAGSDAIRGFPTIWAQEIKDIELRHVGVSYSVVKAIGDQAAKDLGFKVTMQNLDTSAAINRFISQPNTVDIADLEGWQAKLAAKRGVIQGIEVKKVKEFDNILPIFTKGEIDGHKIPRQGISPYEAMYISKPDATDLHDGVTEWATFLPQVYNADSIGYRPDLVGHEVTEWKDLIDPKFKGKAAILDVPAIGIMDAALCFESAGLIKYGNKGNMTKEEIDFTCNKLIELKKQGQFRATWTTFDQSVQLMAAGEVVIQSMWSPAVAAVRVKEIPCVYAPVNIKNGKEGYRGWCNGMGLMKHLSGKKLDAAYEYLNWYLSGWQGGFVARYGYYSPVPSTAKKFLTPAEWAFWYEGQPAPEVVNDPYGVPMEKTGTKRDGGSFLDRVKNISCWNTLMDEAAYMNKRWNDFKVA; from the coding sequence ATGCTTGACAGGGACAAGGGGAAATCCACTGCCAATCCGGCGGGGACGAGCGACGAGTCTGGGAAAAAGCTGAGCCGGCGTACGCTGTTGAAGGGCGCAGCCGCAGTTGCGGGCGCGGCCGCAGGGTCGGACGCGATCCGCGGATTCCCGACCATCTGGGCGCAGGAGATCAAGGACATCGAGCTGCGCCATGTCGGCGTCTCCTATTCGGTGGTGAAGGCGATCGGCGACCAGGCGGCCAAGGATCTCGGCTTCAAGGTGACGATGCAGAACCTCGACACCTCGGCCGCCATCAACCGCTTCATAAGCCAGCCAAATACGGTCGATATCGCCGATCTCGAGGGCTGGCAGGCCAAGCTCGCCGCCAAGCGCGGCGTGATCCAGGGTATCGAGGTCAAGAAGGTCAAGGAGTTCGACAACATCCTGCCGATCTTCACCAAGGGCGAGATCGACGGCCACAAGATCCCCCGCCAGGGCATCTCGCCCTACGAGGCAATGTATATATCTAAGCCCGATGCGACCGACCTGCACGACGGCGTCACGGAATGGGCGACCTTCCTGCCGCAGGTCTACAACGCCGACTCGATCGGCTACCGCCCCGATCTCGTCGGCCACGAAGTGACCGAATGGAAGGACCTGATCGATCCGAAATTCAAGGGCAAGGCCGCGATCCTCGACGTGCCCGCGATCGGCATCATGGATGCGGCGCTCTGCTTCGAGAGCGCCGGCCTGATCAAGTACGGCAACAAGGGCAACATGACCAAGGAGGAGATCGACTTCACCTGCAACAAGCTGATCGAGCTGAAGAAGCAGGGCCAGTTCCGCGCGACCTGGACCACCTTCGACCAGTCGGTGCAGCTGATGGCGGCGGGCGAGGTTGTCATCCAGTCGATGTGGTCGCCGGCGGTTGCCGCGGTGCGCGTGAAAGAAATCCCCTGCGTCTACGCGCCGGTCAACATCAAGAACGGCAAGGAAGGCTATCGCGGCTGGTGCAACGGCATGGGCCTGATGAAGCATCTCTCCGGCAAGAAGCTCGACGCCGCCTACGAATATCTCAACTGGTACCTCTCGGGTTGGCAGGGCGGCTTCGTCGCGCGTTACGGCTACTACAGCCCGGTGCCGTCGACCGCGAAGAAGTTTCTGACGCCGGCGGAATGGGCGTTCTGGTACGAGGGCCAGCCGGCGCCGGAGGTTGTCAACGATCCCTATGGCGTGCCGATGGAGAAGACCGGCACCAAGCGCGACGGCGGCTCGTTCCTCGATCGCGTCAAGAACATCTCGTGCTGGAACACGCTGATGGACGAGGCGGCCTACATGAACAAGCGCTGGAACGACTTCAAGGTGGCCTGA
- a CDS encoding ABC transporter permease — MQPSPSPAQTPSRANLAGWLYVSPLVLVLVPFFVAPILVVLAASFFATDGFGGLTPGFTLASYVEVLHSALTLKLYLATIKFTVLTWIFTLIIGFFVAYFLVFHVRSQLLAIGLFLLCTVPFWTSNIIRMISWIPLLGKEGLINQALLALGVIRQPLEVLLFSDLAVVIAYVHQLTIFMIVPIFNSMARIDKKLIEAAIDAGASRFDIMRLIVVPMSKSGIALGTIFVVSIVMGDFFVVKVMSGGGSASVVSAFYEDVGVLQYPTAAASAVLLTLVLVAVVSLILRTVDIRQEITR, encoded by the coding sequence ATGCAGCCAAGTCCAAGTCCCGCTCAAACTCCGTCACGCGCGAATCTCGCCGGCTGGCTCTATGTGTCGCCGCTGGTGCTGGTGCTGGTGCCGTTCTTCGTGGCGCCGATCCTGGTCGTGCTGGCCGCGAGCTTCTTTGCCACCGACGGCTTTGGCGGGCTGACGCCAGGGTTCACGCTGGCAAGCTATGTCGAGGTGCTGCATTCGGCGCTGACGCTGAAGCTTTATCTCGCGACCATCAAGTTCACGGTGCTGACCTGGATCTTCACGCTGATCATCGGCTTCTTCGTCGCCTACTTCCTGGTGTTCCACGTCCGCAGCCAGCTCCTGGCGATCGGGCTGTTCCTGCTCTGCACGGTGCCGTTCTGGACCTCCAACATCATCCGGATGATTTCGTGGATCCCGCTGCTGGGCAAGGAAGGCCTGATCAACCAGGCGCTGCTCGCGCTGGGTGTGATCCGCCAGCCGCTGGAAGTGCTGCTGTTCTCCGATCTCGCGGTGGTCATCGCCTATGTCCACCAGCTCACCATCTTCATGATCGTGCCGATCTTCAATTCCATGGCGCGGATCGACAAGAAGCTGATCGAGGCCGCGATCGACGCCGGCGCCAGCCGTTTCGACATCATGCGGCTGATCGTGGTGCCGATGTCCAAGAGCGGCATCGCGCTCGGCACCATCTTCGTGGTCTCGATCGTGATGGGTGATTTCTTCGTGGTGAAAGTCATGTCCGGCGGCGGCTCGGCTTCGGTTGTCAGCGCGTTCTATGAAGACGTCGGCGTGCTGCAATATCCGACCGCCGCGGCAAGCGCGGTCCTGCTGACTCTGGTCTTGGTCGCTGTCGTCTCGCTGATCCTGCGCACCGTCGACATCCGGCAGGAGATCACGCGATGA
- a CDS encoding (2Fe-2S)-binding protein: protein MIVQISFTLNGRPTTVDVEPATLVAELLREQLNLTGTHIGCDTSQCGACVVHLNGLPVKSCTLLAPALDGATLLTIEGLQGAPGSNRLHPMQEAFREHHGLQCGFCTPGMLMTAVALATEQPDLTEADVRHGLEGNICRCTGYQNIVVSVMAGAAAMNAVKGE, encoded by the coding sequence ATGATCGTGCAGATATCCTTCACACTCAACGGACGGCCCACCACTGTCGATGTCGAGCCGGCGACGCTCGTCGCCGAGCTGCTGCGCGAGCAGCTCAATCTCACCGGTACCCATATCGGCTGCGACACCAGCCAGTGCGGCGCCTGCGTCGTGCATCTCAACGGTCTCCCCGTGAAGAGCTGCACGTTGCTGGCACCAGCGCTCGACGGTGCGACGCTGCTCACCATCGAGGGACTTCAGGGCGCGCCGGGCTCGAACCGGCTGCATCCGATGCAGGAGGCCTTTCGCGAACATCACGGCCTGCAATGCGGCTTCTGCACGCCCGGCATGCTGATGACCGCGGTCGCGCTTGCAACCGAGCAGCCGGATTTGACGGAAGCCGATGTCCGTCACGGCCTCGAAGGCAACATCTGCCGCTGCACCGGCTACCAGAACATCGTCGTCTCGGTCATGGCCGGCGCCGCCGCCATGAACGCCGTCAAGGGAGAGTGA
- a CDS encoding IclR family transcriptional regulator, whose protein sequence is MKRESRGIQSIEVGGELLRALARSGEPMMLRDLAREAGMTPAKAHPYLASFSRIGLIEQDEITGHYEIGALALELGLISLRRLSGVRIARPKIATLAARIGHAVSLAVWGTHGPTVVQLEEPGQPVHIVMRVGSVMALLETATGRAFAAFLPQKTISAALESGLDRHGVGYNPKRAVKGVKVGDMLAEVRKHGLARALGDPLPGVNAFSAPVFDHAGHVALVITAMGPEGTFDARWDSPIANALHDCAVGISKRLGHGMTIAAE, encoded by the coding sequence ATGAAGAGAGAAAGCCGCGGCATCCAGTCGATCGAGGTCGGCGGAGAATTGCTCCGCGCGCTCGCAAGAAGCGGCGAGCCGATGATGCTGCGCGATCTCGCGCGCGAGGCCGGCATGACGCCGGCCAAGGCGCATCCCTATCTCGCCAGCTTCTCGCGCATCGGGCTGATCGAGCAGGATGAAATCACCGGCCACTATGAGATCGGCGCGCTGGCGCTGGAGCTGGGCCTGATCAGCCTGCGCCGCCTCTCCGGCGTGCGCATCGCAAGACCCAAGATCGCGACGCTCGCGGCCCGGATTGGACATGCGGTCTCGCTGGCGGTCTGGGGCACGCACGGTCCGACCGTGGTGCAACTGGAAGAGCCGGGCCAGCCCGTTCACATCGTGATGCGCGTCGGCTCGGTGATGGCGCTGCTGGAGACCGCGACGGGCCGGGCGTTTGCGGCATTCCTGCCCCAGAAGACGATCAGCGCCGCGCTCGAAAGCGGCCTCGACCGTCATGGTGTGGGTTACAATCCGAAGCGGGCGGTGAAGGGCGTGAAGGTCGGCGACATGCTCGCCGAGGTGCGCAAGCACGGACTTGCGCGCGCACTCGGCGATCCCCTGCCCGGCGTCAACGCGTTTTCCGCGCCCGTGTTCGACCATGCCGGTCATGTCGCGCTGGTCATCACGGCGATGGGACCGGAAGGCACGTTCGACGCCCGCTGGGACAGCCCCATCGCAAATGCGCTGCACGATTGCGCCGTCGGAATCTCGAAGCGGCTGGGTCACGGGATGACGATCGCG
- a CDS encoding MFS transporter, with protein sequence MTAATGVSTATERSTTAHVVWASALGTAIEWYDFLIYGTAAALVLNKLFFPSFDPFVGTLAAFSTYAVGFVARPIGGAIIGNYGDRLGRKRMLVATMIAMGLGTFLIGCLPTYSQIGVWAPIFLVILRFIQGIGLGGEWSGAVVMVVEHAGNRRGFYGSLVQIGFPVGVAASTGIFGLMTKLPEADFLSWGWRVPFLISILLVGVGFIVRLKLAETPHFKEVVERKEVLAQPVMEVLRRDWRSFLLAVGITVSEVGLAYLLTVFTVVYATTKLGLPRQVILDAVVCAAIIEFATLPLAGWLSDIFGRKALYLAGSVFSVALAFPLFWFLDTREPALITLALVVTMTLTHALLFGPKAAFMPELFRTQVRYSGASLGANVAAALSGGFSPLIATALLAWAGASWAVSLYIIALSIITIIATLMAPETARDTLRS encoded by the coding sequence ATGACGGCAGCAACGGGGGTCTCCACCGCGACGGAGAGATCGACGACGGCGCATGTGGTGTGGGCGAGCGCGCTCGGCACCGCGATCGAGTGGTACGATTTTCTGATCTACGGCACGGCCGCTGCACTTGTGCTCAACAAGCTGTTCTTTCCGAGCTTCGATCCGTTCGTCGGCACGCTGGCGGCGTTCTCGACCTATGCGGTCGGCTTCGTCGCGCGGCCGATCGGCGGCGCGATCATCGGGAATTATGGCGACCGGCTCGGACGCAAGAGGATGCTGGTCGCGACCATGATCGCGATGGGGCTCGGCACCTTCCTGATTGGCTGCCTGCCGACCTACAGCCAGATCGGCGTCTGGGCGCCGATCTTCCTCGTCATCCTGCGCTTCATCCAGGGCATCGGGCTCGGCGGCGAATGGAGCGGCGCAGTCGTGATGGTGGTCGAGCATGCCGGCAACCGGCGCGGCTTCTACGGCAGCCTGGTGCAGATCGGCTTTCCCGTCGGCGTCGCCGCGTCCACCGGCATCTTTGGCCTGATGACGAAACTGCCGGAGGCCGATTTCCTGAGCTGGGGCTGGCGCGTGCCGTTCCTGATCAGCATTTTGCTCGTCGGTGTCGGCTTCATCGTCCGGTTGAAGCTCGCTGAGACGCCGCACTTCAAGGAGGTCGTGGAGCGCAAGGAGGTGCTGGCGCAGCCGGTGATGGAGGTGCTGCGCCGCGACTGGCGCAGCTTCCTGCTCGCGGTCGGAATCACGGTTTCAGAGGTGGGGCTCGCCTATCTCCTCACCGTCTTCACCGTGGTCTATGCCACCACAAAGCTCGGACTGCCGCGCCAGGTGATCCTGGATGCGGTCGTCTGCGCCGCAATCATCGAGTTCGCGACGCTGCCGCTCGCCGGCTGGCTGTCCGACATCTTTGGCCGCAAGGCGCTGTATCTCGCCGGCAGCGTATTCTCGGTGGCGCTGGCGTTTCCGCTATTCTGGTTCCTCGACACCAGGGAGCCGGCGCTGATCACGCTGGCCCTCGTCGTCACGATGACGCTGACGCATGCGCTGCTGTTCGGGCCGAAGGCGGCGTTCATGCCGGAACTGTTCCGCACCCAGGTGCGCTACAGCGGTGCCTCGTTGGGCGCCAACGTCGCGGCCGCGCTCAGCGGTGGCTTCTCGCCGTTGATCGCTACCGCGCTGCTCGCATGGGCCGGCGCCTCATGGGCGGTGTCGCTCTACATCATCGCGCTCTCGATCATCACGATCATCGCAACGCTGATGGCGCCGGAGACGGCGCGCGACACGCTCAGGTCGTAA
- a CDS encoding ABC transporter substrate-binding protein, with amino-acid sequence MRGLLACTMLAAMTSAAMTSMATAQVSDDAVRIGVLTDLSSWGRDNSGPGSVEAAKMAVEEFGPTVLGKPIEIISADHQMKTDVGVQIVRGWFDNGKVDAVVDIPNSGIAIAVHNMVRERNKIALLSGPGASSLTDELCSPNTVHFTYDTYALSKVTASAVIKEGGKSWYFITADYAFGQQLEKDATRFINEMGGKVLGGVKHPTNTADFSSFALQAQSSKADVVAFANAGQDTDNAIKQSGEFGLVQGGQKLVGLLMFDTDVHAIGLKAAQGTYMTTASYWNMDEATRAWSKKFYERTKVMPTMIQTGVYGSVLHYLKGIKAAGTDDPAKVMAKMRELPIEDMFVHGGKLQEDGRVIRDMYLAKVKSPEQSKEPWDYLEIIKTVKGEDAFRPLSESKCPLLKK; translated from the coding sequence ATGAGAGGGCTTTTGGCCTGCACCATGCTCGCGGCCATGACTTCAGCAGCGATGACGTCCATGGCCACCGCGCAAGTCTCCGACGACGCGGTGCGGATCGGCGTGCTGACGGATCTGTCGAGCTGGGGCCGCGACAACAGCGGGCCGGGGTCAGTCGAGGCCGCCAAGATGGCGGTCGAGGAATTCGGACCCACCGTGCTCGGCAAGCCGATCGAGATCATCAGCGCGGACCACCAGATGAAGACCGATGTCGGCGTGCAGATCGTGCGCGGCTGGTTCGACAACGGCAAGGTCGACGCCGTCGTCGATATCCCCAATTCCGGCATCGCGATCGCCGTCCACAACATGGTGCGCGAGCGCAACAAGATCGCGCTGCTCTCCGGCCCCGGCGCGAGCTCGCTGACCGACGAGCTGTGCAGCCCGAACACCGTGCACTTCACCTACGATACCTACGCGCTATCCAAGGTGACGGCATCGGCCGTGATCAAGGAAGGCGGAAAGTCCTGGTACTTCATCACGGCGGACTATGCCTTCGGCCAGCAGCTCGAGAAGGACGCCACCCGCTTTATCAACGAGATGGGCGGCAAGGTTCTGGGCGGCGTGAAGCATCCGACCAATACAGCGGACTTCTCCTCCTTTGCGCTCCAGGCGCAGAGTTCGAAGGCCGACGTGGTGGCGTTCGCCAATGCCGGCCAGGACACCGACAACGCGATCAAGCAGTCCGGCGAGTTCGGCTTGGTGCAGGGCGGCCAGAAGCTCGTCGGTCTCCTGATGTTCGACACCGACGTCCATGCAATCGGCCTCAAGGCCGCGCAGGGCACCTACATGACGACGGCGTCATACTGGAACATGGACGAGGCGACCCGCGCCTGGTCGAAGAAGTTCTACGAGCGCACCAAGGTGATGCCGACCATGATCCAGACCGGCGTCTACGGCTCGGTGCTGCATTACCTGAAAGGCATCAAAGCCGCCGGCACCGACGATCCGGCCAAGGTGATGGCCAAGATGCGCGAGCTCCCGATCGAGGATATGTTCGTTCATGGCGGCAAGTTGCAGGAGGATGGCCGCGTCATCCGCGACATGTATCTGGCCAAGGTGAAGTCGCCGGAGCAGTCCAAGGAGCCCTGGGACTATCTGGAGATCATCAAGACGGTGAAGGGCGAGGACGCCTTCCGCCCGCTCTCCGAGTCCAAATGTCCGCTGCTGAAGAAGTGA